The following proteins are encoded in a genomic region of Nocardioides renjunii:
- a CDS encoding glycosyltransferase family 4 protein, with amino-acid sequence MPAVRTKGGTGARPPLRIAQVAPLYEAVPPGAYGGTERVIATLCDGLAAQGHDVTLFGPATSDTAARLVAFEKPLRERFSADEMAGVAPHLHLEMMAEVAARAGEFDVIHSHLDLLALPFTPLIATPSVLTLHGRLDLDFVRELLPRYGSVPLVSISNDQRRAVEDLDLTWASTVYNGLDLGHYRDVPHDPDGYLGFVGRIAEEKGPLAAIEVSRRTGLPLRMAAKVDPTDVRYYEDEVAPHMGSHVDFVGEITEDEKPAFYAGARATLFPSDWPEPFGLVMIESLAAGTPVIALRRGSVPEVIEHGVTGFICDDVDDMADAVSRIDQIDPDACRRGAERFTAERMCREYVDVYRTLLRTRRPGPGQGVAQQLLSATGEN; translated from the coding sequence GTGCCTGCGGTCCGGACGAAGGGCGGGACCGGCGCACGACCGCCGCTGCGCATCGCGCAGGTGGCGCCCCTCTACGAGGCGGTGCCCCCCGGTGCCTACGGTGGGACCGAACGCGTCATCGCGACGCTCTGCGACGGCCTCGCCGCGCAGGGGCACGACGTCACCCTGTTCGGGCCGGCGACCTCCGACACCGCGGCACGGCTCGTGGCCTTCGAGAAGCCGCTCCGCGAGCGCTTCAGCGCCGACGAGATGGCCGGCGTGGCGCCCCACCTCCACCTGGAGATGATGGCCGAGGTGGCCGCCCGGGCCGGTGAGTTCGACGTCATCCACTCCCACCTCGACCTGCTGGCGCTGCCGTTCACTCCGCTGATCGCCACGCCCAGCGTGCTGACCCTGCACGGTCGACTCGACCTCGACTTCGTGCGCGAGCTGCTCCCGCGCTACGGCTCCGTGCCGCTCGTGTCCATCAGCAACGACCAGCGGCGCGCGGTCGAGGACCTCGACCTGACGTGGGCGAGCACGGTCTACAACGGACTCGACCTCGGCCACTACCGCGACGTGCCGCACGACCCCGACGGCTACCTGGGCTTCGTCGGCCGGATCGCCGAGGAGAAGGGGCCGCTGGCGGCGATCGAGGTCTCCCGCCGGACCGGCCTGCCGCTGCGCATGGCGGCCAAGGTCGACCCGACGGACGTCCGGTACTACGAGGACGAGGTGGCGCCGCACATGGGCAGCCACGTCGACTTCGTCGGCGAGATCACCGAGGACGAGAAGCCGGCCTTCTACGCCGGCGCCCGCGCCACCCTCTTCCCCAGCGACTGGCCCGAGCCGTTCGGGCTGGTCATGATCGAGTCCCTGGCCGCCGGCACCCCGGTGATCGCGCTCCGCCGCGGCTCGGTTCCCGAGGTCATCGAGCACGGCGTCACCGGCTTCATCTGCGACGACGTCGACGACATGGCCGACGCCGTCAGCCGGATCGACCAGATCGACCCGGACGCGTGTCGTCGCGGCGCCGAGCGCTTCACCGCCGAGCGCATGTGCCGCGAGTACGTCGACGTCTACCGCACGCTGCTGCGCACGCGCCGCCCCGGGCCGGGTCAGGGTGTCGCGCAGCAGCTGCTGTCGGCCACGGGCGAGAACTGA
- a CDS encoding SigB/SigF/SigG family RNA polymerase sigma factor gives MTSDRVVSPLRSVRHRSPAGRRLARELIEDHHDVAVSMAWRYRNRGVDLDDLQQVALLGLTKAAQRFDPDAGHAFMSFAVPTIRGEIRRYFRDNGWMVRPPRRVQELQPRIHEAREELERELERSPRPTEIAEHLGEPLDSVVEALTAEGTFAPTSLDGVVGDGSTTLGELLGGADPALRAVEAKVLVQPLLAQLSERDRHVVRLRFYEDRPQREIADDLGITQAQVSRILARLLAQLRRGLEGEPTATLATRCATHSTPMTRAS, from the coding sequence ATGACGTCCGACCGAGTCGTGTCTCCCCTCCGGTCCGTCAGGCACCGGTCGCCAGCCGGGCGCCGGCTGGCCCGTGAGCTGATCGAGGACCACCACGACGTGGCCGTCTCGATGGCGTGGCGCTACCGCAACCGCGGCGTCGACCTCGACGACCTCCAGCAGGTGGCCCTCCTCGGACTCACCAAGGCCGCCCAGCGCTTCGACCCCGACGCCGGACACGCCTTCATGTCCTTCGCCGTTCCCACCATCCGCGGGGAGATCCGGCGCTACTTCCGCGACAACGGCTGGATGGTCCGACCGCCTCGACGCGTGCAGGAGCTGCAACCACGGATCCACGAGGCACGCGAGGAGCTCGAGCGCGAGCTGGAGAGATCACCGCGACCCACCGAGATCGCGGAGCACCTCGGCGAGCCGCTGGACTCCGTGGTGGAGGCACTGACCGCGGAAGGAACGTTCGCACCGACCTCCCTGGACGGCGTCGTCGGCGACGGTTCCACCACCTTGGGCGAGCTGCTCGGTGGCGCCGACCCGGCCCTGCGGGCGGTCGAGGCGAAGGTCCTGGTGCAGCCACTCCTCGCCCAGCTGTCCGAGCGCGACCGTCACGTCGTACGGCTCCGCTTCTACGAGGACCGGCCGCAGCGGGAGATCGCCGACGACCTGGGGATCACCCAGGCGCAGGTGTCGCGCATCCTCGCGCGCCTGCTCGCGCAGCTCCGCCGCGGCCTCGAGGGAGAGCCGACCGCCACCCTCGCGACCCGCTGCGCCACCCACTCCACGCCCATGACCCGCGCCAGCTAG
- a CDS encoding helix-turn-helix transcriptional regulator, whose translation MHLAVDDMEAGGALFGSPLAAVHFEQTLISGLLALQPSSAQEVERPTRPCPPVVRAVVDLIEDQPEHAWTIAELARHAGVSPRTLQEAFQRELGMSPLERLRRTRLERARRDLVSADPARTSVTDVAARWGFFHLGRFAQTYRAAYQELPSQTLAG comes from the coding sequence GTGCACCTGGCGGTCGACGACATGGAGGCCGGCGGTGCGTTGTTCGGCTCACCCCTCGCGGCCGTGCACTTCGAGCAGACCCTCATCTCCGGACTGCTGGCGCTCCAACCCAGCTCTGCGCAGGAGGTGGAGCGGCCGACGCGACCCTGCCCACCCGTCGTACGCGCCGTCGTGGACCTCATCGAGGATCAGCCCGAGCACGCGTGGACGATCGCCGAGCTGGCTCGGCATGCAGGGGTCTCGCCGCGCACCCTCCAGGAGGCGTTCCAGCGCGAGCTGGGCATGAGTCCGCTGGAGCGACTGCGTCGCACACGCCTGGAGCGCGCGCGTCGCGACCTCGTCTCGGCAGATCCCGCGCGGACCTCGGTCACCGACGTCGCGGCTCGCTGGGGCTTCTTCCACCTCGGCAGGTTCGCTCAGACCTACCGGGCGGCCTACCAGGAGCTCCCCTCGCAGACACTGGCGGGCTGA
- a CDS encoding CARDB domain-containing protein translates to MLAAASLTASVVPAASAEPPTRPDLTTTSVTVTAAAKPGEAISVSTTVKNASKRKAPATRTTYALSTDTSAGGDITLPGTSKVKALKPGRSASVKTAVALPGSTPDGSYFVIACADAAKKVRESREKNNCRASDAPVEVSGDIEGTLSGTLTFTDVGASSTGLWDTWNRSAQATVHMSVSGPRLDEVFASTGSTYTVNGTRDDANTAPGCQRRRSETGGGTLAYTGNPYTDNVQGKFTKTDLSGLGLLVTMPYTAVTTESGCEEPRTTTSSSIDLNDITLTQVSRTATSVTYRVSEFLGPYSGTSEWDSITGDLVLTLT, encoded by the coding sequence ATGTTGGCCGCTGCGTCCCTGACCGCGAGCGTGGTGCCAGCAGCGTCGGCCGAGCCACCGACGCGGCCCGACCTCACCACCACGTCGGTCACCGTCACAGCCGCGGCGAAGCCCGGCGAGGCCATCTCCGTCTCGACGACGGTGAAGAACGCCTCCAAGCGCAAGGCGCCGGCCACCCGGACGACGTACGCGCTGTCGACAGACACGTCCGCCGGCGGCGACATCACGCTGCCGGGGACGAGCAAGGTCAAGGCGCTGAAGCCGGGAAGGAGCGCGTCGGTGAAGACAGCTGTGGCGCTGCCCGGCAGCACCCCGGACGGCAGCTACTTCGTGATCGCCTGCGCTGACGCCGCGAAAAAGGTGCGGGAGAGCAGGGAGAAGAACAACTGCCGCGCCTCCGACGCACCCGTCGAGGTCTCGGGCGACATCGAGGGAACCCTGTCCGGGACCCTCACCTTCACGGACGTCGGCGCGAGCAGCACGGGCCTCTGGGACACGTGGAACCGCTCGGCCCAGGCCACCGTGCACATGTCGGTCAGTGGTCCCCGGCTCGACGAGGTGTTCGCCTCCACGGGCAGCACCTACACGGTCAACGGCACGCGGGACGACGCCAACACCGCCCCCGGCTGCCAGCGTCGGCGCAGCGAGACAGGTGGAGGCACCCTGGCCTACACCGGCAACCCGTACACCGACAACGTGCAGGGCAAGTTCACCAAGACCGACCTCAGCGGCCTGGGACTGCTCGTCACCATGCCCTACACCGCGGTGACCACCGAGTCGGGCTGCGAGGAGCCCAGGACGACCACCTCCTCGTCGATCGACCTCAACGACATCACGCTCACCCAGGTCAGCCGGACGGCGACCAGCGTGACCTACCGGGTCTCGGAGTTCCTCGGGCCCTACAGCGGTACGTCGGAGTGGGACTCCATCACGGGCGACCTCGTGCTCACCCTCACGTGA